From a single Paenibacillus sp. FSL R5-0345 genomic region:
- a CDS encoding ATP-grasp domain-containing protein, with the protein MKKVNIYFNRWFSVAYHYMNLLRNNEDGIPVQIFATHPDIRHMSLQGADFAETEPALKGIEYVQFCVDFCRRNEIDVFIPRLHMLDIALHAAMFDAIGTKVLVCRDLDLLESIMDKGKFYENVSEQGIMSIPDYHVVSTAEQFKNAYEDLVAKGHRVCFKPTETEGGLGFRIIDNTRDPLQELFGYVTPLITFDDAYRILASKETFPDLMVMELLEGYEYSIDCLADENGKLLVAVPRRKVGGRLRLMEHIPELEEIAARVAEVYKIPFNFNIQMKYNGDTPKLLEINPRMSGGLHMSCLSGINFPYLAVKSALGGEVQPMNFEGDVLASHLEQPMIMKINGQSVISDAVN; encoded by the coding sequence CGTTGGTTTTCCGTGGCTTACCATTATATGAATCTCCTCCGCAATAACGAGGATGGTATACCGGTTCAAATCTTTGCGACACACCCGGATATCCGCCATATGTCGCTACAAGGTGCTGACTTTGCTGAAACCGAGCCGGCGCTGAAGGGAATAGAATATGTTCAGTTTTGCGTTGATTTCTGTCGGCGTAATGAGATCGATGTTTTTATTCCACGCTTGCATATGCTTGATATTGCTCTCCATGCGGCAATGTTTGATGCGATTGGTACAAAGGTTCTGGTATGTAGAGATCTTGACCTGCTGGAGTCCATTATGGACAAAGGTAAATTTTACGAGAATGTTAGTGAGCAGGGCATCATGAGTATCCCGGATTATCATGTAGTTAGTACAGCGGAGCAGTTTAAAAATGCTTACGAGGACCTTGTTGCCAAGGGACATCGTGTTTGTTTTAAGCCAACTGAAACAGAAGGTGGGTTAGGCTTCCGTATTATCGACAATACCCGCGATCCTCTTCAAGAGCTTTTTGGGTATGTAACTCCATTGATTACGTTTGATGATGCCTATCGTATTCTTGCAAGCAAAGAGACCTTCCCTGATCTGATGGTGATGGAATTACTGGAGGGATACGAGTATAGTATAGATTGTCTGGCAGATGAGAATGGTAAGCTGTTAGTAGCTGTGCCACGTCGAAAAGTGGGCGGTCGTCTGCGATTGATGGAACATATTCCTGAACTAGAGGAGATTGCAGCTAGAGTTGCAGAAGTTTACAAGATCCCCTTCAATTTCAATATTCAAATGAAATACAATGGAGATACTCCAAAGCTGTTGGAAATTAACCCGCGAATGTCCGGTGGACTGCATATGTCATGTTTGTCAGGGATTAACTTTCCTTATTTAGCCGTCAAAAGTGCCCTCGGTGGCGAGGTTCAGCCTATGAATTTTGAAGGAGATGTACTGGCCAGCCACCTGGAGCAACCGATGATTATGAAAATAAACGGCCAATCCGTCATTTCGGACGCCGTGAATTGA